From the Carya illinoinensis cultivar Pawnee chromosome 4, C.illinoinensisPawnee_v1, whole genome shotgun sequence genome, one window contains:
- the LOC122306849 gene encoding defensin-like protein 1: MERKTFGLLFLLLIFFASREMVLRAEARVCESKSHGFQGMCTRDHNCALVCRNEGFSGGKCRGFRHRCFCTKLC; the protein is encoded by the exons ATGGAGAGGAAAACCTTTGGGCTTTTGTTTTTACTGCTCATTTTCTTTGCTTCTC GAGAGATGGTGCTGCGTGCAGAGGCAAGGGTTTGCGAATCCAAGAGCCATGGGTTTCAGGGTATGTGCACGAGAGATCACAACTGTGCTCTGGTATGCAGGAATGAAGGTTTCTCGGGTGGCAAATGCAGAGGATTCCGTCACCGCTGCTTTTGCACTAAGCTTTGTTGA
- the LOC122306782 gene encoding myb-related protein 308-like, with protein MGRSPCCQKEHTNKGAWTKEEDELLINYIKVHGEGCWRSLPKAAGLPRCGKSCRLRWINYLRPDLKRGNFTDEEDELIIHLHNLLGNKWSLIAARLPGRTDNEIKNYWNTHIKRKLCSRGIDPQTHRPLNAATTTNAINDKTSTNNGNNNNSKSSDLFEVQNYMASFMQVPEFKNPMNGTISNANVKVRTQSAEESNSSSGVTTEEVFPELNLELSIGLPYQPQIPSPNINEPKQQHPQQQQQQQQQEVSIQCQWYGNVSQSVGRLCCHLGFPNSQACSCKAMGTTLTADNLIYRH; from the exons ATGGGTAGATCTCCTTGTTGTCAGAAAGAACACACCAACAAAGGAGCATGGACCAAAGAGGAAGATGAACTCCTCATTAACTACATCAAAGTTCATGGGGAAGGCTGTTGGAGATCTCTTCCAAAAGCTGCAG GTTTGCCTAGATGTGGCAAGAGTTGCAGACTGAGGTGGATAAACTACCTCAGGCCTGATCTTAAGAGAGGAAACTTCACTGATGAGGAAGATGAGCTCATCATCCACCTTCACAACTTACTTGGAAACAA ATGGTCTCTTATTGCTGCGCGCCTACCAGGAAGAACTGATAATGAGATCAAGAATTATTGGAATACACACATCAAAAGAAAGCTTTGCAGCCGTGGAATTGATCCTCAAACTCATCGTCCACTCAACGCAGCCACCACCACAAACGCGATCAATGACAAAACAAGTACAAACAAcggcaacaacaacaacagtaAGAGCTCTGATCTCTTTGAAGTGCAGAACTACATGGCTTCATTCATGCAAGTGCCTGAATTCAAGAATCCAATGAATGGCACTATTAGTAATGCCAACGTGAAAGTCCGAACTCAATCTGCTGAAGAGTCGAATAGTAGCAGTGGAGTGACCACGGAGGAAGTGTTTCCAGAACTCAACCTCGAACTCTCCATAGGGCTGCCCTATCAGCCTCAAATTCCGTCTCCCAACATAAACGAGCCGAAGCAGCAACATccgcagcagcagcagcagcaacaacaacagGAGGTTTCGATCCAGTGCCAGTGGTATGGGAATGTTAGTCAAAGTGTAGGACGTCTGTGCTGCCATTTAGGGTTTCCGAATAGTCAAGCATGTAGCTGCAAAGCCATGGGAACAACATTAACAGCTGACAATCTGATCTATAGACACTAG